One segment of Candidatus Fermentibacter sp. DNA contains the following:
- a CDS encoding GNAT family N-acetyltransferase, whose product MDTRLMEAGDYDALAALWSGFPGNAMTAADSRAGFERFLGANGPLCFVLLDGTGVAGSVMAGHDTRRGYVYHLAVSSRLQGTGGGRLLMERVERALLDEGIEKVHLFIYRDNPAVAFYERLGWRVRQDIHVMSKVLSGDPCAGTRETPLPDARGDGAAGTDPR is encoded by the coding sequence ATGGATACAAGGCTCATGGAGGCAGGCGATTACGACGCCCTGGCGGCCCTCTGGTCGGGCTTCCCGGGCAATGCCATGACCGCGGCGGATTCGCGCGCGGGTTTCGAGAGGTTCCTCGGCGCCAACGGGCCGCTCTGCTTCGTGCTCCTCGACGGCACCGGGGTCGCGGGCTCGGTCATGGCGGGCCACGACACCCGGCGGGGATACGTCTACCATCTCGCCGTCTCGTCACGTCTCCAGGGAACGGGCGGGGGCAGGCTCCTGATGGAGAGGGTCGAGCGCGCCCTCCTCGATGAAGGGATAGAGAAGGTCCACCTCTTCATCTACCGCGACAACCCCGCCGTCGCCTTCTACGAGAGGCTGGGCTGGCGGGTCAGGCAGGACATCCATGTCATGAGCAAGGTCCTGTCGGGCGATCCTTGCGCAGGCACGAGGGAGACGCCCCTGCCGGACGCGCGGGGAGATGGCGCCGCGGGGACCGATCCCCGATAA